In one Streptomyces sp. NBC_01241 genomic region, the following are encoded:
- a CDS encoding chorismate-binding protein: MISDARRHARPALAGHRVEDPSNTVFSYGSRRRVVIGVGSEGQLEVTRGVCSLSLPGREATTPESLLAGLRSFFEAADGRWVMGYIGFGAHHSRCSTLAVGSDPEVMLFTPDSVLMIRDDGSATSASGLLQLPRGRQRATSSGSPPPLTDDTVDRFRIMVADALGWVGQVPGRRLTVATRHGWNGPVDLISTMAAGQADAHGVSRSFYCHHGGLEFAGTSPELLVDGSLEHFTCHKLSGTSGHSPASRRPLDWDLRLIEEHRSSIDSLLSSYSQFAAVSAGPPKFLRLEELVHGMTRLTVEPKPGSDPSSVLLGVLPTGASSAEGLSEIARLEEFPRGPYYGLVGCAAPNGRLQWSQLLRSVFQRDDRAWLPVGAAVTARSSPDVEAAEIALKARSVRVARRS; the protein is encoded by the coding sequence TTGATCTCTGATGCCCGCAGGCACGCCCGGCCAGCGCTCGCCGGGCATCGCGTCGAAGACCCCTCGAACACGGTCTTCAGCTACGGCTCGCGCCGACGCGTCGTCATCGGTGTGGGCAGCGAGGGGCAGTTGGAAGTCACCCGCGGAGTGTGCTCGTTGTCGCTTCCCGGCCGGGAAGCGACAACGCCGGAGTCCCTGCTCGCCGGACTTCGGTCCTTCTTCGAAGCCGCTGACGGCCGGTGGGTCATGGGGTACATCGGGTTCGGGGCACACCACAGCCGCTGCAGCACGCTGGCCGTCGGATCCGATCCGGAAGTGATGCTGTTCACCCCGGATTCCGTCCTGATGATCAGGGATGACGGCAGTGCCACGTCCGCGTCCGGTTTGCTGCAACTGCCGCGAGGAAGGCAGCGTGCCACTAGCTCAGGCTCTCCGCCCCCGCTCACCGACGACACCGTTGATCGCTTCCGCATCATGGTCGCCGACGCCCTGGGGTGGGTGGGGCAGGTGCCGGGCCGCCGGCTGACGGTCGCGACGCGGCACGGCTGGAATGGACCGGTGGACCTGATCTCCACCATGGCTGCGGGACAGGCCGACGCTCATGGAGTGTCCCGCTCGTTCTACTGCCACCACGGCGGCCTGGAGTTCGCGGGAACCAGTCCGGAACTCCTTGTCGACGGCTCGCTGGAACACTTCACCTGCCACAAGTTGTCCGGTACGTCCGGACACAGTCCTGCCAGTCGACGACCGCTGGACTGGGATCTTCGCCTCATCGAAGAGCACCGGTCGTCCATCGACTCGCTGCTGAGTTCCTACAGCCAATTCGCCGCAGTCAGCGCGGGGCCCCCGAAGTTCCTGAGACTCGAGGAACTGGTCCACGGGATGACCCGGCTGACGGTGGAGCCCAAGCCCGGAAGCGATCCGTCCAGCGTCCTACTGGGCGTGTTGCCCACCGGGGCCTCGTCCGCCGAAGGGCTGTCCGAGATCGCGCGGCTGGAGGAGTTCCCGCGCGGGCCGTACTACGGCCTGGTCGGGTGTGCGGCACCCAACGGCAGACTCCAGTGGTCGCAGCTCCTGCGCAGCGTCTTCCAGCGGGACGACCGGGCCTGGCTGCCGGTCGGGGCGGCGGTCACGGCAAGGTCCAGCCCGGACGTGGAAGCAGCCGAGATCGCGCTCAAGGCCCGGAGCGTTCGCGTGGCAAGGCGCAGCTGA
- a CDS encoding 2'-5' RNA ligase family protein — MTPLIDDSRAFPAAPPPDLDDPQKIASNDWDAFRAVERMTNHWERPGWAPGHRAYYWMLAFPEEPELIAQARSCQQALKGLDMDEVPSDGLHITLNKIGSCADIEPGAVDALAQLADGTLGGGFEIRAEPMAGSTGAIRFSVTPWTPLVELHAALHRAGQRAGVPGGKPSSLFRPHLGILYNNRVRHAAPVIDAVALLRNRPSIALPVERVDLVELRREGRTYRWRVLHSLALPGRPPTR, encoded by the coding sequence ATGACCCCGCTGATCGACGACAGCAGGGCCTTCCCCGCGGCGCCGCCTCCTGACCTGGACGATCCCCAGAAGATCGCTTCGAACGACTGGGATGCCTTCCGGGCCGTGGAGAGGATGACCAATCACTGGGAGCGACCCGGGTGGGCCCCAGGACACCGGGCCTACTACTGGATGCTGGCCTTCCCCGAGGAGCCGGAGCTGATCGCCCAGGCACGCTCGTGCCAGCAGGCCCTGAAGGGCCTGGACATGGACGAGGTACCCTCCGACGGACTGCACATCACTCTGAACAAGATCGGGAGCTGCGCGGACATCGAACCCGGCGCGGTGGACGCCCTCGCCCAACTGGCAGACGGCACGCTCGGTGGCGGCTTCGAGATCCGCGCCGAGCCTATGGCCGGGTCCACGGGAGCCATCCGGTTCAGCGTCACGCCGTGGACACCATTGGTGGAGTTGCACGCCGCCCTGCACCGCGCGGGACAGCGCGCCGGCGTCCCAGGCGGAAAGCCGAGCAGTCTCTTCCGCCCCCACCTCGGAATTCTCTACAACAACCGGGTCCGCCATGCCGCACCCGTGATCGACGCCGTGGCCCTTCTGAGGAACCGCCCCTCCATCGCGCTCCCGGTTGAGCGGGTCGACCTGGTCGAACTGCGCCGGGAAGGACGTACGTACCGATGGCGCGTCCTGCACAGCCTGGCCCTGCCGGGCCGGCCGCCCACCCGCTGA
- a CDS encoding GNAT family N-acetyltransferase, which translates to MSELTVTRAGSADVPCIAELVADIEQYYGGAVEGELPDRVGRLRDMLFGDHPAASILLARIGADVVGMASFSLLWPAAGDGHSLYLKELFVREANRRNGVARALMAQLHEVAAQLGCSRIEWTTDRDNPAAQKFYEALGAAPQDTKIFYRQAVTPDTA; encoded by the coding sequence ATGAGCGAACTCACCGTGACCCGTGCCGGATCAGCCGACGTGCCGTGCATCGCGGAACTCGTAGCGGACATCGAGCAGTACTACGGCGGCGCAGTCGAAGGCGAGCTGCCCGACCGCGTCGGGCGGCTGCGGGACATGCTCTTCGGAGATCACCCGGCCGCCTCCATCCTTCTGGCACGGATCGGCGCCGACGTGGTCGGGATGGCCTCCTTCTCGCTGCTCTGGCCGGCCGCCGGTGACGGCCACTCGCTCTACCTCAAGGAGCTGTTCGTACGGGAGGCCAACCGCCGCAACGGGGTGGCGAGGGCCCTGATGGCACAGCTTCACGAGGTCGCCGCCCAGCTTGGATGCAGCCGGATCGAGTGGACCACCGACCGCGACAACCCCGCTGCCCAGAAGTTCTACGAGGCACTCGGCGCGGCCCCGCAGGACACCAAGATCTTCTACCGGCAGGCCGTCACCCCCGATACCGCATAG
- a CDS encoding XRE family transcriptional regulator, producing the protein MSARTTTFRTTVQERRWTYEAFCIQWKRACEELAERDRDPRLATIPMSRRTFDRWMKGDLTERGPRPDTARVLEYLFGMPVGQIFAESVEGPAGLPAGQLPVEEPDQAEAIRRRLEGVLTSGHISEAGLASWEETLAWHGRATRFRPEVDLLRDLRRDVGALSRALDQRQSLGAMRRLTRFSAQMAGLMSLILVRQGDDHNANAWLRVARIAAEEAGDSDVRAWILAEDAYALFYCGDLTGAARAARRAQVSSVQPTVGAALAAPLEARAHAVMGDRREAEVALSRAEDALAHLHGDDTAESAFGYNEAQLRFHQGNALTHLGQTDRAREAQKRALQLYPADEHLDRALIELDAAMCLLLDGEPTAAAESTAEILRNLPEQHRSGIILTRACQLEGLLPTVPSGPRPVRELRDMLAPLQQGTASEHEGMAP; encoded by the coding sequence ATGTCGGCGCGCACCACCACCTTCCGCACCACCGTGCAAGAGCGACGCTGGACGTACGAGGCGTTCTGCATCCAGTGGAAGCGTGCCTGCGAGGAGCTGGCAGAACGAGACAGAGATCCCCGGCTCGCCACCATCCCGATGTCGCGCCGAACCTTCGACCGATGGATGAAGGGCGACCTCACCGAGCGGGGCCCGCGCCCGGACACCGCGCGAGTCCTTGAATATCTCTTCGGCATGCCCGTGGGCCAGATCTTCGCCGAATCCGTTGAGGGCCCCGCCGGACTTCCGGCCGGCCAGCTCCCCGTCGAGGAGCCAGACCAGGCCGAGGCCATCCGCCGAAGGCTCGAAGGAGTCCTGACCAGCGGTCATATAAGCGAAGCCGGGCTCGCTTCATGGGAAGAGACCCTGGCGTGGCACGGCCGGGCCACCCGGTTCCGTCCCGAGGTCGACCTCCTGCGGGACTTACGACGCGATGTCGGCGCGCTCAGCAGGGCGCTCGACCAGCGGCAGTCGCTCGGCGCCATGCGCCGCCTGACGAGGTTCTCCGCCCAGATGGCCGGCCTCATGAGCTTGATCCTGGTCCGCCAGGGCGATGATCACAACGCGAACGCCTGGCTCCGCGTCGCCAGGATCGCAGCGGAGGAAGCCGGCGACAGCGACGTCCGAGCCTGGATCCTCGCCGAAGACGCGTACGCCCTGTTCTACTGCGGCGATCTCACCGGAGCGGCCCGTGCCGCGCGCCGTGCTCAAGTCTCCAGCGTCCAGCCCACCGTCGGCGCCGCTCTGGCCGCTCCGCTGGAAGCTCGGGCCCACGCCGTCATGGGAGACCGCAGGGAAGCCGAGGTCGCTCTCAGCCGGGCGGAGGACGCGCTGGCGCACCTGCACGGAGATGACACCGCGGAGTCGGCGTTCGGCTACAACGAGGCCCAGCTGCGCTTCCACCAAGGCAACGCACTCACCCACCTCGGCCAGACGGACCGTGCCCGGGAAGCGCAGAAGCGAGCTCTCCAGCTCTATCCGGCGGATGAGCACCTCGACCGGGCCCTGATCGAGCTGGACGCCGCCATGTGTCTACTCCTGGATGGCGAGCCGACCGCGGCTGCCGAGAGTACGGCGGAGATCCTCCGAAACCTCCCGGAGCAGCACCGTTCCGGGATTATCTTGACCAGGGCCTGCCAACTCGAAGGACTACTCCCTACCGTCCCTAGCGGACCCCGGCCCGTCCGGGAACTCCGCGACATGCTCGCCCCGCTCCAGCAGGGCACAGCCTCCGAACACGAAGGAATGGCGCCATGA
- a CDS encoding PPC domain-containing DNA-binding protein, translating into MRATPLTIGRTFGVAFDDGDDFIPQLGAFCAEYGIRSAYIPMFLGGFHTVQLVGTCDPIDDLSAPVWAATEYTTLEALGSGTIAWDEEGNDLAPHIHVAVGLKGQAAEGRTSHLLGGRVQFISELFVVEVADPLMTRPKLGHHKVPTLQFSQSSGSAAIQ; encoded by the coding sequence ATGCGTGCCACCCCACTGACCATCGGCCGGACCTTCGGCGTCGCGTTCGACGACGGGGACGACTTCATTCCGCAGCTCGGCGCGTTCTGCGCCGAGTACGGGATCCGCTCCGCCTACATCCCCATGTTCCTCGGCGGCTTCCACACCGTGCAGCTCGTCGGCACCTGCGATCCGATCGACGACCTCAGCGCGCCTGTCTGGGCCGCCACGGAGTACACGACGCTGGAGGCCCTCGGTAGCGGAACGATCGCCTGGGACGAAGAGGGTAACGACCTGGCCCCTCATATCCACGTCGCGGTCGGGCTCAAGGGCCAGGCTGCGGAGGGGAGGACGAGCCATCTCCTCGGGGGCCGTGTGCAGTTCATCTCGGAGCTGTTCGTTGTCGAAGTCGCCGACCCGCTCATGACCAGGCCCAAGCTCGGACACCACAAAGTGCCCACCTTGCAGTTCAGCCAGTCCTCGGGCTCAGCCGCGATCCAGTAA
- a CDS encoding asparaginase yields the protein MSHRPEIHLFTLGGTIAMAPADGETQGVKPELGAADLLAAVPGLSGLDVTLRFTDVTKKPGASLSVDDIAALAQMIAQREQEGASGFVVTQGTDTIEETAYLLDLLHAGQAPVLVTGAMRHPSIPGADGPANLLAAVQTAASSASRGMGCLVVFSDRIHAARFVRKEHATAPGAFASPHAGPIGYITEGVPRLILAPAPQQHVPLPLLRPARVALITAALGDEGELLQHLGDRFDGAVIAAFGAGHVPETWAEPLEKTAEQIPVVFASRTGAGSTARNTYGFAGSERDLLRRGLIAAGDLDPYKARLLLLAHLRAGTDRNGIAAAFA from the coding sequence GTGTCCCACCGTCCGGAAATCCACCTGTTCACCCTCGGTGGCACCATCGCCATGGCGCCGGCCGACGGCGAGACGCAGGGCGTGAAGCCCGAGCTCGGCGCGGCGGATCTTCTGGCTGCGGTTCCAGGGCTTTCCGGCCTGGATGTGACCCTCCGCTTCACCGACGTCACGAAGAAGCCAGGGGCGTCGCTGTCGGTGGACGATATCGCGGCACTCGCCCAGATGATCGCCCAGCGCGAGCAAGAAGGCGCTTCGGGATTCGTCGTGACGCAGGGCACCGACACCATTGAGGAGACGGCATACCTGCTCGACCTCCTCCATGCCGGCCAGGCACCCGTGCTCGTCACCGGAGCGATGCGACACCCCTCCATTCCCGGCGCGGACGGCCCGGCGAATCTGCTGGCCGCCGTCCAGACTGCGGCCAGCAGCGCCAGCCGGGGAATGGGATGCCTCGTCGTGTTCTCGGACCGGATCCACGCAGCCAGGTTCGTACGCAAGGAGCACGCAACCGCCCCGGGAGCATTCGCTTCACCCCATGCCGGGCCCATCGGGTACATCACCGAAGGCGTCCCTCGCCTCATCCTGGCGCCCGCCCCGCAACAGCACGTGCCGCTGCCCCTTCTCAGGCCCGCGCGCGTCGCCCTGATCACCGCAGCCCTCGGGGACGAGGGAGAACTGCTGCAACATCTCGGCGACCGCTTCGATGGCGCGGTCATCGCGGCGTTCGGCGCAGGACACGTTCCGGAGACCTGGGCCGAACCGTTGGAGAAGACTGCCGAGCAAATCCCCGTCGTCTTCGCCTCGCGTACCGGAGCAGGGAGCACCGCCCGCAACACCTATGGGTTCGCCGGCTCGGAACGCGATCTGCTGCGCCGCGGGCTGATCGCCGCCGGTGACCTCGACCCGTACAAGGCGCGGCTTCTTCTCCTCGCCCACCTTCGCGCCGGCACCGACCGCAACGGCATCGCCGCCGCCTTCGCCTGA
- a CDS encoding transcriptional regulator, XRE family protein translates to MLERLYGFPAEDLFRPAPVVLRPAAVPAGPEQIRAAQSIETRWATSRLSLTTAGGSGWDTWELDGQRVFDGTSMAIQLQAADSLDSGVRLPVTDPDQLREFLRPVRRGLVLGTRTADTGHQVFVLDALTARNQLRVGLDAESVSLVVPAAQQLDDLTYGIIWAIANIDDALLADDQLLHAEHDALNTYLELPRTAPSRASIPGLTSVGAAWIGSYFCYRHITRHLADASDLPVFWTREQYGESSVGWLLWTHKHRYLREIENRFATQPGRGAARAFCLPEAVVKDSEPYELILLFLSIALMEMHRVNVHVSDVPEMTAVDGFVLVPGQRAVIANWVRAEGIWQAATTGSHAAMRDYAEAAAHAAHHSVAPGATSPERLQALASYLKLDWVWLTRRCRELGERGIAGMIRPRSRLIALDELESTLRFVGDLPN, encoded by the coding sequence GTGCTTGAGCGCCTCTACGGCTTTCCGGCAGAGGACCTCTTTCGGCCCGCACCGGTGGTGCTGCGCCCTGCGGCGGTGCCAGCGGGGCCCGAACAGATCCGGGCGGCCCAGAGCATCGAGACCCGCTGGGCCACGTCCCGTCTGTCGCTGACCACGGCCGGCGGCAGTGGCTGGGACACTTGGGAACTCGACGGGCAACGCGTCTTCGACGGCACCTCGATGGCAATCCAGCTCCAGGCCGCGGACTCTCTCGACAGCGGTGTCCGGCTGCCAGTCACAGATCCCGACCAGCTCAGGGAGTTTCTTCGCCCAGTGCGGCGTGGGCTCGTCTTAGGCACCCGGACTGCCGACACAGGCCACCAGGTGTTCGTGCTCGACGCCTTAACTGCCCGAAACCAACTCCGAGTCGGTCTCGATGCCGAAAGCGTGTCTCTCGTCGTACCCGCCGCTCAGCAGCTCGACGACCTGACGTACGGGATTATCTGGGCCATCGCGAACATCGACGACGCCCTCCTCGCCGACGACCAGCTGCTTCACGCCGAGCACGACGCGCTCAACACCTACCTCGAACTCCCTCGCACAGCGCCAAGTCGCGCCTCCATTCCGGGCCTGACCTCAGTCGGGGCCGCCTGGATCGGCTCCTACTTCTGCTACCGGCACATCACCCGCCACCTTGCCGATGCCTCGGATCTTCCCGTCTTCTGGACACGCGAGCAGTACGGCGAGTCCTCAGTGGGGTGGCTCCTCTGGACCCACAAGCACCGGTACCTGCGTGAGATCGAAAACCGCTTCGCCACCCAGCCGGGCCGGGGGGCCGCCCGCGCGTTCTGCCTGCCTGAAGCGGTGGTCAAGGACAGCGAGCCGTACGAACTCATTCTCCTGTTCCTGTCAATCGCTCTGATGGAGATGCATCGCGTCAACGTCCACGTCAGCGACGTGCCAGAAATGACGGCCGTTGACGGGTTCGTACTCGTCCCAGGGCAGCGCGCCGTGATCGCCAACTGGGTACGCGCGGAGGGCATCTGGCAGGCCGCTACAACCGGCAGCCACGCCGCGATGCGCGACTACGCGGAGGCTGCTGCACACGCGGCACACCACAGCGTGGCGCCCGGCGCGACCTCGCCCGAGCGACTTCAGGCCCTGGCTTCGTATCTCAAGCTCGACTGGGTCTGGCTGACGCGCCGCTGCCGCGAGCTGGGCGAGCGGGGCATTGCCGGGATGATCCGCCCCCGGAGTCGGCTGATCGCACTTGACGAACTCGAATCGACGCTTCGCTTCGTCGGAGACCTGCCGAACTAG
- a CDS encoding helix-turn-helix domain-containing protein yields the protein MAPTNDVPASVFRRELGGRLKDLRTESGLTLVEVGRLVDVHHGHLSRIEHAKRATTEKLVQNLLDKAYPDLVTADTRLQILDLVRADLVEEDPHPRHRALLNSTQIGGYLRLERSARKLKAYELALVTGLLQTAEYAEAVIRAMRPDLTAGEVRALVGVRMERQKRLIGTGGAILDAVIDEAALRRPVGPPELMKCQMERLLDMAEHETVSVRLLPLETGCHAGLYGSFMIMEFPVPNPSVVWVENLAHSMYFEDRKHVEPYNEAFNGLWQKTLPPAEAVSRIEKVIKELHQ from the coding sequence ATGGCGCCGACGAATGACGTGCCGGCTTCGGTCTTTCGTAGGGAACTCGGCGGCAGGCTGAAGGACTTACGCACCGAGTCCGGTCTCACCTTGGTAGAGGTAGGAAGGCTCGTCGATGTCCACCACGGACACCTGAGCCGGATCGAACATGCGAAGCGTGCCACCACCGAGAAGCTGGTCCAGAACCTTCTCGACAAGGCGTACCCCGACCTGGTGACGGCCGACACCCGGCTGCAGATTCTTGACCTGGTGAGGGCCGACCTTGTTGAGGAAGATCCCCATCCTCGGCACAGGGCGTTGCTGAACAGCACTCAGATCGGTGGTTACCTTCGGCTCGAACGGAGCGCACGAAAGCTCAAAGCTTACGAGCTCGCTCTAGTCACTGGCCTTCTGCAGACGGCCGAGTACGCCGAAGCCGTGATCCGCGCGATGCGCCCAGACCTCACCGCTGGCGAAGTTCGAGCCCTCGTCGGCGTACGGATGGAGCGCCAGAAGCGCCTCATCGGGACGGGCGGAGCCATCCTCGACGCCGTGATCGACGAGGCAGCTTTGCGGCGCCCGGTGGGTCCGCCCGAGCTCATGAAATGCCAGATGGAGCGACTGCTCGATATGGCAGAGCACGAGACGGTCTCGGTCCGGCTACTCCCCCTGGAGACCGGCTGCCACGCCGGCCTGTACGGATCGTTCATGATCATGGAGTTCCCGGTGCCCAATCCGAGCGTGGTGTGGGTCGAGAACCTGGCTCACTCCATGTACTTCGAGGATCGAAAGCACGTGGAACCCTACAACGAGGCATTCAACGGCCTCTGGCAGAAGACGCTTCCGCCTGCGGAAGCTGTCAGTCGCATCGAGAAAGTGATCAAGGAGCTACATCAGTGA
- a CDS encoding DUF397 domain-containing protein: MSSTSTAGTNEPFKPTAADLDLTAVVWKTTSFTGGNDNCFEFGRCGDWILTRDTFRRDQEPQVYSKAEVKALIDGAIAGDLDYLLA, encoded by the coding sequence GTGAGCAGCACGTCCACTGCCGGAACCAACGAGCCCTTCAAGCCCACCGCCGCCGACCTCGACCTCACCGCGGTCGTGTGGAAGACGACCTCCTTCACGGGAGGTAACGACAATTGCTTCGAATTCGGCCGCTGCGGCGACTGGATCCTGACCCGAGACACCTTCCGCCGCGACCAGGAACCGCAGGTGTACTCGAAGGCGGAAGTGAAGGCTCTCATCGACGGTGCGATCGCCGGTGACCTGGACTACTTGCTGGCCTAG
- a CDS encoding helix-turn-helix domain-containing protein — MCEKLLSIQSVAEILDVSRRSVYRYIALGELSAIDLRTGAERSRVRVSGSDVKALVERRTSSSGSSSSAPRAS; from the coding sequence GTGTGTGAAAAATTGCTATCGATACAGAGCGTTGCGGAAATTTTGGATGTAAGCCGACGCTCGGTTTATCGGTACATAGCTCTGGGGGAGCTTTCGGCTATCGATCTGCGCACGGGCGCGGAACGCTCTCGTGTGCGAGTTTCCGGAAGTGACGTAAAGGCTCTCGTTGAGCGGCGCACTAGCTCGTCCGGTTCCTCTTCCTCCGCCCCTCGGGCAAGTTAG
- a CDS encoding tyrosine-type recombinase/integrase, whose protein sequence is MHRDPRAGKIKFREWHDRWWDARVVEPHTLRGDASAIRNHVMPYWADWEMRAIGRIDVQTWVRKLMLEKKGSSAIRRSYNLMHSLMQAAVDEDLIPVTPCRRIDLPPEVVKPPEWFTLNQAQVILDGLSQPWQTMALLGFYTGLRWGELSGLHGKRIDWRRSRLFVVEVNTKSGIKEYPKTAKSRREVPLPDHVLDALARHMHGRDRDGVVFTTVTKGRAGRLLDDGNWRRQTWWPAVRAACYLEAGGRRRAVPEYPPHSMRHTCASWLVQKGVSLYEVQHLLGHESYQTTQRYAHLAPDAHEAVLGAWTRLESQLIVPTGTALPLAGAQ, encoded by the coding sequence GTGCACCGGGACCCTCGTGCTGGAAAGATCAAGTTTCGCGAATGGCATGACCGCTGGTGGGATGCGCGGGTTGTCGAGCCCCATACGCTGCGCGGGGATGCTTCTGCCATACGCAACCATGTCATGCCCTATTGGGCGGACTGGGAAATGCGGGCTATAGGTCGCATTGACGTGCAGACGTGGGTCCGCAAGCTGATGCTCGAGAAAAAGGGTTCATCGGCGATTCGGCGCTCGTATAACTTGATGCACTCGCTGATGCAGGCCGCAGTCGATGAAGACCTAATCCCAGTTACGCCGTGCAGGCGCATAGACTTGCCGCCGGAGGTAGTGAAACCTCCGGAGTGGTTTACGCTCAATCAAGCCCAGGTGATTCTTGATGGGCTGTCACAGCCATGGCAGACGATGGCCCTTTTGGGCTTCTATACCGGTCTCCGGTGGGGAGAATTGTCAGGGCTCCATGGGAAGAGGATTGACTGGCGTAGGTCGCGGCTATTCGTCGTCGAGGTCAATACGAAGTCGGGCATCAAGGAGTATCCCAAGACTGCAAAGAGTCGCCGGGAGGTCCCGCTGCCAGACCACGTGCTAGATGCCTTGGCGCGTCACATGCATGGAAGGGATCGTGACGGTGTCGTCTTCACTACAGTCACTAAGGGGCGTGCCGGCCGATTGCTCGACGACGGAAATTGGCGGCGCCAGACGTGGTGGCCTGCCGTACGTGCGGCCTGCTATCTCGAAGCAGGTGGCAGGCGGCGAGCTGTCCCCGAGTATCCGCCGCACTCTATGCGTCACACGTGCGCTTCGTGGCTTGTGCAAAAGGGGGTGTCCCTGTACGAGGTGCAGCACCTGCTGGGGCACGAGAGCTATCAGACCACTCAGCGCTACGCCCACCTCGCACCTGATGCGCACGAGGCGGTTCTCGGGGCGTGGACACGGCTCGAATCGCAGCTCATAGTTCCCACGGGCACTGCCCTCCCATTGGCTGGGGCGCAGTGA
- a CDS encoding NAD-dependent epimerase/dehydratase family protein, with translation MRVLVTGGAGFIGSEIVHTLTSAGHQTVVFDALLSSVHGAAVDPADCDAERIIADVRDREAVDRALRGIDAVCHQAAMVGLGNDFADAPEYVGCNDLGTAVLLAAMAEAGVRSLVLAGSMVVYGEGRYDCPRHGTVRPGPRTVADLDAGRFEPHCPCCGAELAPGLVTEDAPTDPRSVYAATKLTQEHLTAAWARATGGSAVSLRYHNVYGPGMPRDTPYAGVASFFRSALARGEAPQVFEDGCQRRDFVHVRDVAAANVLALEAIKGNGPGSFAVYNTGSGDPRTIGEMASALASAHGGPAPKVTGEYRLGDVRHVTADSRRLRDELGWKPQEGFARGMAEFATAPLRGMRPNTGRL, from the coding sequence ATGCGCGTACTGGTTACCGGTGGAGCCGGATTTATCGGGTCGGAGATCGTCCATACCCTCACATCGGCCGGGCATCAGACAGTCGTGTTCGACGCACTGCTGTCCTCGGTGCATGGTGCGGCAGTGGACCCCGCGGACTGCGACGCCGAGCGCATCATCGCGGACGTTCGCGATCGGGAGGCGGTGGACAGGGCCCTACGGGGCATCGACGCCGTGTGTCATCAGGCAGCGATGGTCGGCTTGGGAAATGACTTCGCGGACGCGCCCGAGTACGTCGGGTGCAATGATCTCGGGACGGCGGTGCTGCTTGCGGCGATGGCCGAGGCGGGTGTGCGAAGCCTGGTCCTGGCCGGTTCGATGGTGGTCTACGGCGAGGGACGTTACGACTGTCCCCGCCACGGCACGGTCCGGCCGGGACCGAGGACGGTGGCTGACCTGGACGCGGGCCGGTTCGAGCCGCACTGTCCGTGCTGTGGTGCGGAGTTGGCGCCTGGTCTGGTCACCGAGGATGCGCCCACGGACCCGCGCAGTGTGTACGCGGCCACCAAGCTCACCCAGGAACATCTCACCGCGGCCTGGGCGCGCGCGACGGGCGGGTCCGCGGTGTCGCTGCGCTACCACAATGTGTACGGGCCGGGGATGCCGCGTGACACACCGTACGCCGGTGTCGCCTCCTTCTTTCGCTCGGCGCTGGCCCGTGGAGAGGCCCCCCAGGTCTTTGAGGATGGCTGCCAGCGGAGGGATTTTGTCCATGTACGGGATGTGGCGGCCGCGAACGTATTGGCACTGGAAGCCATCAAAGGAAACGGGCCGGGCAGTTTTGCTGTTTACAACACGGGGAGTGGGGATCCCCGCACCATCGGCGAGATGGCCTCGGCACTGGCTTCGGCACATGGTGGCCCTGCTCCGAAGGTCACCGGCGAATACCGGCTCGGTGATGTACGCCATGTCACTGCGGACTCACGACGACTGCGAGACGAGCTGGGCTGGAAGCCGCAGGAAGGGTTCGCCAGGGGAATGGCGGAGTTTGCGACGGCCCCGTTGCGGGGGATGCGCCCAAACACCGGAAGGCTCTGA